From one Cupriavidus sp. P-10 genomic stretch:
- a CDS encoding complex I 51 kDa subunit family protein, whose product MEHLNQVLLNEDIRVGADLDGWLARGGGEGLARALREPATIIAEIEQADLRGMGGAGFATHRKWTPVAAAADGDKYIICNGNEDEPGTFKDRFLLEHTPHQVIEGALIAAAATRANHVVLYVNPHQPLALDRTRQAVQQWQGHAQFAELAQLVGGPVSLSVVPSSGLYIGGEETAVIASVEGGFPFPRRKPPFPAQHGVHGAPTVVNNTETLAHVPGILRHGAQWYRSLGTGNAAGTKLYSLSGDVLRPGLYELPMGTSLETLVFGHGGGMLQGKEFKAVFTGGPSNTLLTKRDLDVALDFDSVRQRRSRLGTGAMIVVSEGTSIVRKVAEYVSFFAQGSCGQCPPCKGGTFQLMRLLNRIDTGRGVRADVEALENLCRILPGSGRCGLIDGAVTVVNSSLDQFREEYEALLMA is encoded by the coding sequence ATGGAACACCTGAATCAGGTACTCCTCAACGAGGATATCCGCGTCGGTGCGGACCTGGATGGCTGGCTTGCGCGGGGCGGCGGAGAGGGGCTGGCCAGGGCGCTGCGCGAACCGGCCACGATCATTGCAGAAATCGAACAGGCGGACCTGCGCGGGATGGGCGGCGCCGGCTTCGCGACGCATCGCAAGTGGACGCCGGTGGCCGCTGCCGCCGATGGCGACAAATACATCATCTGCAATGGCAATGAAGACGAGCCGGGAACCTTCAAGGACCGGTTCCTGCTGGAACATACGCCGCACCAGGTGATAGAGGGCGCGCTGATCGCCGCGGCCGCCACCCGTGCCAACCACGTCGTCCTGTACGTCAATCCGCATCAGCCACTGGCGCTGGACAGGACCCGCCAGGCGGTGCAGCAGTGGCAGGGGCACGCGCAGTTCGCCGAGCTGGCGCAACTGGTCGGCGGGCCGGTATCGCTCAGCGTGGTGCCGAGCTCGGGCTTGTACATCGGTGGCGAGGAGACCGCGGTCATCGCGAGCGTGGAGGGCGGGTTCCCGTTTCCGCGCCGCAAGCCGCCTTTTCCCGCCCAGCACGGGGTGCATGGCGCGCCGACGGTCGTCAACAACACCGAGACGCTGGCCCACGTGCCCGGCATCCTGCGCCACGGCGCGCAGTGGTATCGCAGCCTCGGCACCGGCAATGCGGCGGGCACGAAGCTGTATTCGCTGTCGGGCGACGTGTTGCGGCCCGGGCTGTATGAGCTGCCGATGGGCACGAGCCTGGAGACGCTGGTGTTCGGGCATGGCGGCGGCATGCTCCAGGGCAAGGAATTCAAGGCGGTCTTTACGGGCGGTCCTTCCAATACCCTGCTGACCAAGCGCGACCTCGACGTGGCACTGGACTTTGATTCAGTGCGGCAGCGGCGCTCGCGGTTGGGGACCGGCGCGATGATCGTGGTGTCGGAAGGAACCAGCATCGTCCGCAAGGTGGCCGAGTATGTGAGCTTCTTCGCCCAGGGTTCGTGCGGCCAGTGCCCGCCATGCAAGGGCGGGACCTTCCAGCTGATGCGGCTGCTCAATCGGATCGATACCGGCCGCGGCGTGCGCGCGGACGTGGAAGCGTTGGAAAACCTGTGCCGCATCCTTCCCGGCAGCGGGCGCTGCGGCCTGATCGATGGCGCCGTGACGGTGGTGAACAGCTCCCTGGATCAGTTCCGGGAAGAATACGAGGCGCTTTTGATGGCATAG
- a CDS encoding response regulator transcription factor gives MPPPIISAVIADDHPVIQLAVKATLSEIPNVRISAICSSGKELFAALQTQQPDLIVTDFTMERSQVNDDGLRLIHRLRQSRPNTPIVVFTMLTNGGLLTRIREMGVEAIVGKDEEPGILRQICVDAITGTGQRLSPGIAARMSSAGALVNGTASPLSPREIEVVRMFATGSTLTQIAGYLHRSLATIATQKRSAMRKLNITSNADLVTYARDNGLA, from the coding sequence ATGCCGCCACCAATCATCTCCGCCGTGATCGCCGACGATCACCCGGTAATTCAGCTCGCAGTCAAGGCTACCTTGAGCGAGATTCCGAATGTCCGGATTTCCGCAATATGCTCGTCAGGAAAAGAGCTCTTTGCGGCGCTACAAACGCAACAACCTGACCTTATCGTTACCGATTTCACGATGGAGCGTTCCCAGGTCAATGACGACGGTCTTCGCCTGATCCACCGGCTCAGGCAGTCCCGCCCAAATACGCCGATCGTGGTTTTCACGATGTTGACCAACGGCGGACTGCTCACGCGCATCAGGGAGATGGGCGTTGAGGCCATCGTCGGGAAGGACGAGGAGCCGGGCATCCTGAGGCAAATCTGCGTCGATGCCATAACCGGTACTGGCCAGCGCCTGTCGCCGGGCATAGCGGCCAGGATGTCAAGCGCGGGGGCGTTGGTCAACGGCACGGCAAGCCCGCTATCCCCCCGTGAGATCGAAGTTGTGCGGATGTTCGCGACTGGCAGCACTCTCACGCAGATCGCGGGATATCTCCATCGATCGCTCGCTACCATCGCGACGCAGAAGCGATCGGCAATGCGCAAGCTGAATATCACCAGTAATGCGGACCTTGTCACGTACGCACGCGACAACGGTCTTGCCTGA